The following proteins come from a genomic window of Musa acuminata AAA Group cultivar baxijiao chromosome BXJ1-7, Cavendish_Baxijiao_AAA, whole genome shotgun sequence:
- the LOC135680154 gene encoding uncharacterized protein LOC135680154 has translation MEEDAASRELKDHENGGGEAAKAVKIISTILDAEEVAEMEEAAVAEVMKWLEEEMGSAAVAHSPSTPSYNEETSFVTINGNEESCGPSFSSSASTVMASIDTSGGVCGVPYFVGCLSGGAPWSSAAPLVRMLAEPSVAAPMAGPSVEPRSS, from the coding sequence ATGGAGGAAGACGCGGCGAGTCGGGAGCTGAAGGACCACGAAAATGGCGGAGGAGAGGCGGCGAAGGCGGTAAAGATTATCTCGACTATCCTCGACGCAGAGGAAGTAGCGGAGATGGAGGAGGCGGCAGTAGCGGAGGTGATGAAATGGCTGGAGGAGGAGATGGGCTCCGCCGCCGTTGCCCACTCCCCTTCCACGCCGTCCTACAACGAGGAGACATCCTTCGTCACCATCAACGGCAACGAGGAGAGCTGCGGGCCGTCGTTCTCCAGCTCCGCGTCTACGGTCATGGCCAGCATCGACACCAGTGGCGGCGTTTGCGGAGTGCCGTACTTCGTCGGGTGCCTCTCCGGCGGCGCCCCGTGGTCGTCTGCGGCGCCATTGGTCCGGATGCTGGCGGAGCCATCGGTGGCTGCGCCCATGGCGGGGCCGTCGGTGGAGCCGCGATCAAGTTAA
- the LOC103991582 gene encoding heterogeneous nuclear ribonucleoprotein 1 → MEFAEGNPKGVCGEYEIEEEVEEEVEEEIEEEVEEEEEEEEEEMGGGGGVHGQGGGGEGDVEGDDDGDGSGEPVGKRMDNSGGEEMKQADIGSSSAGKIFVGGVAWDTTEETFNEHFSKYGEITDSVIMKDKNTHMPRGFGFVTFADPSVIDKVLEDEHVIDGRMVEVKRTVPREDMPSKAGNRTRKIFVGGLPTSLTEDELKEHFSLYGEVVENQIMLDHSTGRSRGFGFVTFKTEEAVDKIISEGRMHDLAGKQVEIKRAEPKRSGGHSAVNGRASHGASGGSAHGYRGSSYGYGGSHRYGGNYYEGGTGYGYGRGYNYGGVPGYGAGYGSNYGGPMYGGGGYGGGNLYGGPGGYSNWYGGYGSGGRGYGNRYHPYGK, encoded by the exons ATGGAGTTCGCCGAGGGGAACCCGAAAGGCGTCTGCGGCGAGTACGAGATCGAGGAGGAGGTGGAAGAAGAGGTCGAGGAAGAGATTGAAGaagaggtggaggaagaggaagaggaagaggaagaggaaatggGAGGCGGAGGAGGTGTTCATGGTcaagggggaggaggagaaggagatgtTGAAGGGGATGATGATGGAGATGGGAGCGGAGAGCCTGTCGGAAAGAGGATGGATAATAGCGGCGGTGAGGAAATGAAGCAAGCTGATATCGGTTCTTCTTCGGCAGG AAAAATCTTTGTTGGTGGCGTTGCTTGGGATACTACAGAGG AAACATTCAATGAACATTTCAGCAAGTACGGGGAGATCACTGATTCTGTGATAATGAAGGACAAGAATACGCATATGCCAAGAGGGTTTGGGTTTGTGACCTTTGCTGACCCATCTGTTATTGACAAGGTTCTGGAGGATGAGCATGTTATAGATGGGAGAATG GTAGAAGTTAAGAGAACAGTTCCAAGAGAAGATATGCCTTCCAAGGCAGGCAACAgaacaagaaaaatctttgtgGGAGGACTACCCACTTCTCTAACTGAAG ATGAGTTAAAGGAGCACTTCTCCTTGTATGGTGAAGTCGTTGAAAACCAAATAATGCTTGACCATAGCACTGGACGGTCACGTGGATTTGGTTTTGTCACCTTCAAAACTGAGGAAGCTGTTGACAAAATTATTTCAGAAGGTAGAATGCATGATCTTGCAGGGAAACAG GTTGAGATCAAGAGGGCTGAACCAAAGAGATCAGGTGGCCATTCTGCAGTCAATGGGAGGGCTAGTCATGGTGCTAGTGGCGGAAGTGCACATGGATACCGAGGAAGCTCTTATGGATATGGAGGCAGTCACCGATATGGTGGCAACTACTATGAAGGTGGCACAGGCTATGGTTATGGCAGAGGTTATAACTATGGTGGCGTCCCTGGCTATGGTGCAGGCTATGGATCCAATTACGGTGGGCCTATGTATGGTGGAGGTGGGTATGGTGGTGGTAATCTATACGGTGGCCCAGGTGGATATAGTAATTGGTATGGTGGTTATGGCAGTGGCGGCCGGGGTTACGGGAACAGGTACCACCCCTATGGCAAGTGA